In Flavobacterium sp. N3904, one DNA window encodes the following:
- a CDS encoding DUF6265 family protein has translation MFQKATLILFLLAIVSCKNSEANEKDKIKTANWLLGKWETKTADGILSESWKQLNDSTFQGESFFIKGKDTLHFETLTLQQKGEELFYNATVKGQNENKAVTFKMTIGTANQLVFENPRHDYPQKITYNQIKKDSLVAAIIGVQLGKPSAEKFGMKKSE, from the coding sequence ATGTTTCAAAAAGCAACTCTTATACTGTTTTTGTTAGCCATCGTTTCCTGCAAAAACTCTGAAGCCAACGAGAAAGACAAAATAAAAACAGCCAACTGGCTCCTCGGAAAATGGGAAACCAAAACCGCAGACGGCATTCTATCCGAAAGCTGGAAACAATTGAACGACAGTACTTTTCAAGGAGAATCTTTCTTTATCAAAGGCAAAGATACATTGCATTTTGAAACCCTAACATTGCAACAAAAGGGAGAAGAATTATTTTATAACGCCACCGTAAAAGGACAAAATGAGAACAAGGCAGTCACTTTTAAAATGACTATTGGAACAGCAAATCAACTGGTTTTTGAAAATCCAAGACACGATTACCCCCAAAAAATTACCTACAACCAGATAAAAAAAGATAGTTTGGTCGCGGCTATTATTGGCGTGCAACTCGGCAAACCTAGCGCTGAGAAATTTGGGATGAAAAAGTCCGAATAA
- a CDS encoding PepSY-associated TM helix domain-containing protein → MKKINFRNLHRDLGYFYIGLIVSFAFSGLMMNHRDAWHPEKYTTETKTIDVKLPAESEINDDFAEELGKKLNIDDKFRRQMVKKGTFKMSFENHDVEIDMKTGKGEIVSFIKTPIISQAMKLHKNDSNFWIYYSDIFALSLITIALTGTIMIKAGKFSWKNRGWKLAVAGVIFPLLFLILFG, encoded by the coding sequence ATGAAAAAAATCAACTTTAGAAATTTACACCGTGATTTAGGCTACTTCTATATCGGTCTTATTGTGTCCTTTGCCTTTTCGGGCCTAATGATGAACCACAGAGATGCTTGGCATCCCGAAAAATATACTACAGAAACTAAAACCATCGACGTAAAACTCCCTGCCGAAAGCGAAATCAACGATGACTTCGCCGAAGAGTTAGGAAAAAAATTGAATATTGATGATAAATTCAGACGCCAAATGGTAAAAAAAGGAACCTTCAAAATGTCTTTTGAAAACCATGATGTAGAAATTGACATGAAAACGGGTAAAGGTGAAATTGTTTCTTTCATTAAAACTCCTATTATCAGTCAGGCTATGAAATTGCACAAAAATGATTCCAATTTCTGGATTTATTATTCTGATATTTTTGCGTTGAGTTTAATCACTATAGCCTTAACAGGTACTATTATGATCAAAGCCGGGAAATTCAGCTGGAAAAATAGAGGTTGGAAACTGGCTGTAGCAGGAGTTATCTTCCCTTTATTATTCTTGATTTTGTTTGGATAA
- a CDS encoding TonB-dependent siderophore receptor: protein MKTFLIPSILFLFCFNIQAQETASNTTNSNNNDIYYFSSDTIKSPNDTVKKRRRGEILHEVIITTNQQPKQVSAVRSGLKTMDNPQSVQIVTSEIITQQQSIRLSDVVKNINGVYVGSARGGAQETFWSRGYDMSANNMYKNGFRYNGGSMPEVASLEKVEVVKGSASILYGNVSPGGILNMVTKAPSFTQGGTVEMQVGSYSFYKPSIDIYGPINDIIAYRFVGTYENSESFRDVVKNERYYINPSVLFKASENTEILLQGDYLKSYWTPDFGTGAIGKDIADVPRNNFYGALWSNGLTKQASFSGLLNHSFNDNWKLNFNVGLQNYDRTSIGTERIQIDPKTVPYGTWNRPLGQNKAFEQIVGEQLSVQGIFNTGAIKHQIFTGVDLDNTIADAYTYVFKEKAVMVGGKYDPSLYDTINLFTFDPNTQRNDIPMATNTKIVKTNTNRFGIYAQDLISITEKIKILAGIRWSWQEAAVNTLDLTKNPIVSTETPKRKDEAFSPKLGLIYQPSINTSLFASYASSFVPNTGTTVALEPIEASIIDQYEVGVKNNFLKGLLSTNVTLYHIINSNLAQTAEFKADGSLNSDTTIKVLSGETTSKGIEIDITGRPLNGLNITAGYSYNDMRYTKTSGLNGSFIEGDRLVRTPANTANLSFFYTLPTGALKGMSFGAMGNYIGDRIGGWNNLIVIDSKTGAKTINDREIPMQAYTTIDCSVGYNWRQFSILCKLSNITNELNYTIHENYSVNPIAPRQVMTSLKYQF from the coding sequence ATGAAGACTTTTTTAATTCCCTCAATTCTATTTTTATTTTGTTTCAATATACAAGCACAAGAAACAGCAAGCAACACCACAAATTCAAACAATAATGATATCTATTATTTCTCTTCAGACACTATAAAATCACCAAATGATACCGTAAAAAAACGAAGAAGAGGAGAAATTCTTCATGAAGTTATTATAACAACCAATCAACAACCCAAACAGGTGTCGGCCGTTCGTTCAGGATTGAAAACAATGGACAATCCACAAAGTGTACAAATCGTGACAAGCGAAATTATAACCCAACAACAAAGCATCCGTTTGAGTGATGTTGTAAAAAATATTAATGGTGTCTATGTTGGGTCTGCCAGAGGTGGCGCTCAGGAAACGTTTTGGTCCAGAGGTTATGACATGTCTGCCAATAATATGTACAAAAATGGTTTTCGTTACAATGGAGGCTCAATGCCCGAAGTTGCATCCTTGGAAAAAGTCGAGGTGGTAAAAGGAAGTGCTTCTATATTATACGGAAATGTATCTCCGGGAGGAATTTTAAATATGGTTACCAAAGCCCCTTCATTTACCCAAGGAGGTACGGTAGAAATGCAAGTAGGTAGCTACTCATTTTACAAACCTTCGATTGATATTTACGGACCAATAAATGATATTATTGCTTACCGATTTGTAGGAACTTACGAAAACTCAGAAAGCTTTAGAGATGTGGTAAAAAACGAACGTTATTACATAAACCCTTCAGTTCTTTTTAAAGCGAGTGAAAATACAGAAATCCTTTTGCAGGGAGATTATTTAAAAAGCTATTGGACTCCCGATTTTGGAACTGGCGCCATTGGAAAAGATATAGCCGATGTGCCGCGAAATAATTTTTATGGCGCCTTATGGTCAAATGGTCTTACAAAACAAGCTTCGTTTTCAGGTTTATTAAATCATTCTTTCAATGACAATTGGAAATTAAATTTCAATGTGGGCTTACAAAATTATGACAGAACATCGATAGGTACAGAGCGCATACAAATAGACCCTAAAACAGTACCATACGGAACCTGGAACAGACCTTTAGGACAAAATAAAGCTTTTGAGCAAATAGTAGGAGAACAATTAAGTGTTCAGGGTATTTTCAATACCGGTGCAATAAAACACCAAATATTTACAGGAGTTGATCTGGACAATACAATTGCAGATGCGTATACCTATGTGTTCAAGGAAAAAGCAGTAATGGTGGGTGGTAAATATGACCCAAGTCTTTATGACACGATCAATCTATTCACTTTTGATCCCAATACACAAAGGAATGATATTCCAATGGCTACGAATACCAAAATTGTAAAAACGAACACTAACCGTTTTGGAATATATGCTCAAGATTTAATTTCGATTACCGAAAAAATAAAAATTTTGGCAGGAATTCGTTGGTCTTGGCAGGAAGCTGCAGTAAATACACTCGATTTGACTAAAAACCCAATCGTTAGTACAGAAACTCCCAAACGAAAAGACGAGGCTTTCTCTCCAAAATTAGGTTTGATTTATCAGCCATCGATAAATACTTCATTATTTGCCAGTTATGCAAGTTCTTTTGTCCCAAATACTGGTACAACTGTTGCCTTAGAACCTATAGAAGCCTCTATTATTGACCAATACGAAGTGGGTGTAAAAAACAACTTCCTAAAAGGTTTGTTAAGCACGAATGTTACGCTTTATCATATTATCAATAGCAATTTAGCACAAACAGCTGAATTTAAAGCGGACGGTTCATTAAATTCAGATACAACCATAAAAGTATTGAGTGGAGAAACTACCAGCAAAGGAATAGAAATTGACATTACTGGAAGACCGCTAAACGGTTTGAATATAACCGCTGGATACAGTTATAATGACATGCGTTATACCAAAACTTCAGGGCTTAACGGAAGCTTTATTGAAGGAGATCGCCTAGTAAGAACCCCAGCAAACACAGCCAACTTAAGCTTTTTCTACACCTTGCCAACTGGTGCTTTAAAAGGAATGTCGTTTGGCGCAATGGGTAATTATATTGGAGATCGAATCGGAGGCTGGAACAATCTAATTGTAATCGATTCAAAAACGGGAGCAAAAACAATTAATGACAGAGAAATTCCTATGCAAGCCTACACTACTATTGATTGTTCGGTAGGTTACAATTGGAGACAATTTTCTATCTTGTGCAAGTTATCAAACATTACCAATGAGTTGAATTATACAATACACGAAAATTACAGTGTAAACCCAATTGCTCCTCGCCAAGTAATGACTAGCTTAAAATACCAGTTTTAA
- a CDS encoding APC family permease, which translates to MSETKKNQLKKSLGLSFNIAVLIGSTIGVGILRTPGAIAGMLDNYWLIISCWIFGGIYILIGVNSYAELATMLPKAGGSYNYIKRAFGEYAGFLSGWYDYITNAIPPAFYCIVISEYVIILFPRLENNATAIALSFLLAFLFLHITGVKSGSIIQQLTSVIKVVFFAALIVACFIYSGIQLPPIEKHSSFFEIGILFGFFKSLQLIIGTYDGWYSVSFFAEEDENPSKNIPKSLYIGAILVILIYVLLNMAFFHVLPVASLANSPLAAADVAKVVFGKNGAVIVTVIAIFSLISILNAFMMIPARILFGLSRDGFFIQKGMTVNKGGTPIVALLVSSLFSLVLICIGSFEVLFSFGTFMSVIVWGLAYCSLIKLRSKEPDLPRPYRSRWYPWSTLIAIMATLGLLIGFVYSDTKNFLIILIITFISYPLFLLINRTNKKE; encoded by the coding sequence ATGTCAGAAACCAAAAAGAACCAATTAAAGAAAAGCTTGGGCTTAAGTTTTAATATTGCGGTATTAATTGGTAGCACAATTGGCGTTGGCATACTCCGCACACCAGGAGCAATTGCAGGAATGCTCGATAATTATTGGTTGATTATTAGCTGTTGGATTTTTGGAGGAATCTATATTTTAATAGGTGTAAACTCCTATGCCGAATTGGCTACAATGTTACCCAAAGCAGGAGGATCCTATAATTATATCAAAAGAGCTTTTGGTGAATATGCCGGTTTCTTATCCGGTTGGTATGATTATATTACCAATGCAATTCCTCCCGCATTTTATTGTATCGTCATTAGCGAATATGTAATTATTTTGTTTCCACGTTTAGAAAACAATGCTACAGCTATTGCTCTTTCTTTTTTACTTGCGTTTCTATTTCTCCATATCACTGGTGTAAAAAGCGGCAGTATTATCCAACAATTAACCAGTGTCATTAAAGTCGTTTTCTTTGCGGCATTAATTGTCGCCTGTTTCATATATTCGGGCATACAGCTACCACCTATAGAAAAACACAGTTCTTTCTTTGAAATCGGAATTCTATTTGGATTTTTCAAATCACTTCAATTAATCATCGGTACATATGACGGTTGGTATTCCGTTAGCTTTTTTGCAGAAGAAGATGAGAACCCGAGTAAGAACATCCCCAAATCATTATACATTGGAGCCATACTGGTAATACTGATTTATGTATTGCTTAATATGGCATTTTTCCATGTTTTACCAGTGGCTTCTTTGGCCAATTCGCCATTGGCAGCAGCAGATGTTGCAAAAGTAGTTTTCGGAAAAAATGGAGCTGTTATTGTTACTGTCATAGCTATTTTCTCACTGATTAGTATCTTGAATGCCTTTATGATGATCCCCGCAAGAATATTATTTGGATTGAGCCGAGATGGCTTTTTTATTCAAAAAGGAATGACCGTAAACAAAGGCGGAACTCCAATTGTGGCTCTTTTAGTTTCATCATTATTTAGTTTAGTTTTAATTTGCATAGGGTCGTTTGAAGTGTTATTTTCCTTTGGAACGTTCATGTCGGTTATCGTTTGGGGATTGGCATATTGTTCTCTTATAAAATTAAGAAGCAAAGAACCCGATTTACCCAGACCTTATCGCTCCAGATGGTATCCTTGGTCAACCTTAATTGCTATTATGGCAACATTAGGTTTATTAATTGGTTTTGTATATAGTGATACTAAAAACTTTCTAATCATATTGATAATCACATTTATTTCATACCCTTTATTTTTATTAATAAATCGAACTAATAAAAAAGAATAA
- a CDS encoding PhzF family phenazine biosynthesis protein, which translates to MKTYFVDSFTNEKFKGNPAAVCLPEDELDVATMQSIATEIGFSETAFIKQITDNTYSIRFFTPKIEIPLCGHATLASSKIIFNTTSFDSIKFINCENVELLIEKVKNKIKMQFPVYDTIETTVPQKMIDALGISEIANKRYSPKNKIILIEIESAMELANLKPDFTALLNSYTGINGVLVTAISDSKNFDFHYRYFWPWAGTNEDPVTGGIQTFLTKYWATKLNKTKLNAYQSSVRTGTMSTELLQDNVFILGEAVTVLEGEFILK; encoded by the coding sequence ATGAAAACCTATTTTGTAGATTCTTTTACTAATGAAAAATTCAAAGGAAATCCAGCTGCGGTTTGTCTTCCTGAGGATGAATTAGATGTTGCCACCATGCAAAGCATTGCTACAGAAATTGGTTTTTCTGAAACTGCTTTTATAAAACAAATCACCGACAATACCTATAGCATTCGCTTTTTTACGCCAAAGATTGAAATCCCACTATGTGGACACGCCACATTGGCTTCTTCAAAAATTATTTTCAACACAACTTCATTTGACAGTATAAAATTTATCAACTGTGAAAATGTCGAGTTGCTTATTGAAAAAGTAAAAAATAAAATCAAAATGCAATTTCCTGTTTATGACACTATAGAAACAACCGTGCCTCAAAAGATGATAGATGCACTTGGAATTTCTGAAATTGCGAATAAAAGATACAGCCCTAAAAATAAAATAATTTTAATTGAAATTGAGAGTGCAATGGAATTGGCAAATTTAAAACCTGATTTTACCGCTCTATTAAATTCATATACAGGAATAAATGGGGTTCTGGTCACTGCTATTTCAGACAGCAAAAATTTTGATTTTCATTACAGGTATTTTTGGCCTTGGGCAGGAACTAACGAGGATCCTGTAACGGGCGGAATTCAAACTTTTTTGACAAAATATTGGGCAACAAAGCTGAACAAAACAAAATTGAATGCTTATCAGTCTTCAGTAAGAACAGGAACTATGAGTACCGAACTTTTACAGGACAACGTTTTTATTTTGGGCGAAGCGGTGACTGTATTGGAAGGGGAATTTATTTTAAAATAA
- a CDS encoding DNA topoisomerase 3 codes for MKVCIAEKPSVAREIASVLGANIKHDGYYEGNGYQVTYTFGHLCTLKEPNDYKPNWKSWDLNNLPMLPDKFETKVVQNSGIQKQFRIIKSLFNKAELVINCGDAGQEGELIQRWVMNEAHYKGEVQRLWISSLTTEAIKEGFQNLKPSANYDNLYYAGFSRAIGDWLLGMNATRLYTVKHGGYKQVLSIGRVQTPTLAMVVDRFKEIENFKPQPYWELQTLYRETLFSYEDGRFLKKEDGEILANKVKESEFEIVSVEKKNGNEFAPKLFDLTGLQVYCNQKFGFSADETLKIVQTLYEQKVVTYPRVDTTFLPNDIYPKVPGILKNLTNYNALTQPLLEKKIKKSPKVFNDKKVTDHHAIIPTGVQSNLQYNQQQVYDIIVKRFIAVFYDDCLVANTTVTGKAADVLFKTTGKEILKKGFRIVFEDPNAKEKEADILPSFVVGEKGPHQPSFLEKETKPPNQFTEATLLRAMETAGKQIDDEDLRELMKENGIGRPSTRANIIETLFRRQYIVRNKKQVLPTPTGIQLIDTIQNDLIKSAELTGSWEKQLKDIEKGTFTAGAFINNMKRMVDALVYEVRSETRRANISHEGSVQKQEATVEKKKAAGILGEVCPKCKKTSLIKGKSAYGCGDYKAGCTFVLPYTFAEKKISENQYLRLLQKGSTVNLKDFKTDAGTVEGLLRFDENFILKLEPKKTVPKPTPNELTCPKCKKGTILKGKTAYGCGDYKLGCDFKVTFDMVREKLKDQKPTKELVHSILNESI; via the coding sequence ATGAAGGTCTGTATTGCCGAAAAACCAAGTGTAGCACGCGAAATCGCATCCGTTTTGGGAGCCAATATCAAGCACGACGGCTATTACGAAGGCAATGGCTATCAGGTTACTTATACTTTTGGACATTTATGCACCCTAAAAGAACCTAACGATTACAAACCCAATTGGAAAAGCTGGGATTTGAACAACCTCCCGATGCTTCCCGACAAATTCGAAACCAAAGTGGTGCAGAATTCGGGTATTCAAAAGCAATTCAGGATCATAAAAAGTCTATTCAACAAAGCCGAGTTGGTTATCAACTGCGGGGATGCTGGACAAGAAGGAGAACTCATTCAACGTTGGGTCATGAACGAAGCCCATTACAAAGGAGAAGTTCAACGCTTATGGATTTCGTCGCTGACCACCGAAGCCATCAAAGAAGGTTTCCAAAACCTGAAACCATCCGCCAACTACGATAATTTATACTACGCAGGGTTTTCCAGAGCCATTGGCGACTGGTTGCTTGGCATGAACGCTACCCGTTTGTACACCGTAAAACACGGTGGTTATAAACAAGTATTGTCTATCGGTCGGGTGCAAACCCCAACGCTGGCAATGGTCGTTGACCGATTTAAAGAAATTGAGAATTTCAAACCGCAACCCTATTGGGAATTACAGACTTTATACAGGGAAACACTTTTCAGCTATGAAGACGGACGCTTTCTAAAAAAGGAAGATGGCGAAATTTTGGCTAACAAAGTCAAGGAAAGCGAGTTCGAAATTGTTTCTGTCGAAAAAAAGAATGGCAATGAGTTTGCTCCTAAGCTTTTTGATTTAACAGGTTTGCAAGTATATTGCAATCAAAAATTTGGGTTTTCGGCAGATGAAACACTCAAAATTGTTCAGACACTGTACGAACAAAAAGTAGTCACCTACCCCAGAGTCGATACCACGTTTTTACCTAACGACATCTACCCAAAAGTGCCGGGAATATTAAAAAACTTAACCAATTATAATGCATTGACGCAGCCTCTTTTGGAAAAAAAGATTAAAAAATCGCCCAAAGTTTTCAACGACAAAAAAGTAACCGATCACCACGCGATTATTCCAACGGGAGTGCAAAGTAATTTGCAATACAATCAGCAACAAGTGTATGATATTATTGTAAAGCGTTTTATAGCGGTGTTCTATGATGATTGTTTGGTGGCCAACACCACAGTAACCGGAAAAGCAGCCGATGTACTCTTTAAAACCACTGGAAAAGAAATCTTAAAAAAAGGATTTCGAATAGTTTTTGAAGACCCAAATGCCAAAGAAAAAGAAGCCGACATCTTGCCCAGTTTTGTTGTAGGCGAAAAAGGACCGCACCAACCTTCATTTTTGGAAAAGGAAACCAAGCCACCCAATCAGTTTACCGAGGCCACCTTATTGCGCGCCATGGAAACTGCAGGCAAACAGATAGACGACGAGGACTTACGCGAATTGATGAAAGAAAACGGCATTGGACGGCCATCAACACGGGCCAATATTATCGAAACGCTCTTTAGACGCCAATACATTGTTCGAAACAAAAAACAAGTATTGCCAACACCAACTGGGATTCAACTGATTGACACCATCCAAAATGATTTAATAAAATCAGCTGAACTTACCGGTTCATGGGAAAAGCAGTTGAAAGATATTGAAAAAGGGACGTTTACAGCCGGTGCATTTATCAACAATATGAAACGTATGGTAGATGCCTTGGTGTATGAAGTACGAAGCGAAACCAGGCGTGCCAATATTTCGCATGAAGGAAGTGTTCAAAAGCAAGAAGCTACGGTTGAGAAAAAGAAAGCGGCGGGTATTTTGGGTGAAGTTTGTCCGAAATGCAAAAAAACATCGCTCATAAAAGGAAAATCGGCTTACGGCTGTGGTGATTACAAAGCCGGTTGTACTTTTGTATTGCCCTATACTTTTGCCGAGAAAAAAATATCAGAGAATCAATATTTAAGATTGCTCCAAAAAGGATCGACCGTAAATTTAAAAGACTTCAAAACCGATGCTGGCACTGTGGAAGGTTTGCTTCGCTTTGATGAGAATTTCATACTCAAACTGGAACCGAAAAAAACTGTCCCAAAACCAACGCCGAACGAATTAACATGCCCGAAATGCAAAAAAGGAACTATTCTGAAAGGGAAAACCGCTTATGGTTGCGGTGATTATAAATTGGGCTGTGATTTTAAAGTCACTTTTGATATGGTTAGAGAAAAACTGAAAGACCAAAAACCTACCAAAGAATTGGTTCATTCTATTTTGAATGAAAGTATCTAA